In Ignavibacteria bacterium, the genomic stretch TAATGCGGTCATTTTGGGAAAAGATACCCTTAACATCCAGACCGGAAACATTATACGCGGCAACGAGATACACTTTTATCACAAAGGGATCTATGCCAATAAGGTGTCGGATATAGTTATAGAAGGCAACGAAGTCGTTGGCGACCTGAGGGCTCAATACCCGCTCCTTCCGGTCTATGGAATTCACGTCGGCACAAACCAGGGTAATAACCAGGGCATCATTATCCGGAAAAATAACGTAACCAACCTGGGCACAAATAACGGCACAACAGCAGGAAGGCGCGTAAGGGGAATCCATACATACGGGCCCGGCAGCTATACAATTAATGCCAACAGGATACATGACCTCTTTAACGCTACAGCCGATACGGGCAACTTCCAGCCCGCGGTCTTCGGCATTCAGCTCGAGGCGGGCAGCGTATATTCTACTTATAAAGTTTATAACAATATGGTCTATGGCTTCAGGGACAGCGACAACATTAACGGGCGCCTGGGTACAATTGTTACAACCGGAATTGACGTCCCTACGGCGGGAATTGTTGAGGTTTATAACAATACCATATATATAGAAGAAACAGAAAGGGACTATCATGAAACGCAGTGCATCTACATAGGCCCAATGGCCCAGGGCAGCATGATAGACCTGAAGAACAATATCTTCTACAACGGAAACTCAAGCCCTAATGCCAAAAGCTGGTCAATTTACAGAACACCTGCCATGAAAGGCAGCATGACGAGCGACTTTAACCTCATCTATGTCGACGGCTCACAGAACTCATTTGTCGCCTTCTGCGGCAAAGGCATCAGGGCAACAATCAGGGACTGGACAAGCGTTACCTCGTGGGACCCGCATTCAATCAGCATAAACCCCGGATTTGCTTCACCCTCTGAGGTTTCAATTTCTCCTGAAAGCTGGGTTGTTAACGGCCAGGGCTTTCCTAACTTTTCAAATTCAGAGGACATAAACGGCATTATCCGTTCGACTAATATTGCTGATGGAGGCTGTGACATCGGAGCAAGCGAGTACACCCCTCTGGGCAGCGCCGCGGCTGCACCCGTTAGAAGCTCATCCGGCGACACAACTATCTTTATCGGTGTCGATGGAAAGAGGGTGGCGGAAATAATCTGGTCAGGCACATCCTGGCCCGAGCAGGTTTTACTTACCTATACTCCGGGACAAAGGGCTCTCAGCAACTCAGGTATACTGAGCAGAAAAGGTATAGACCGCATGTTTAACTTTTCTTTCCCCGGCAGCCTGGGCTCCGGATGGGCTGCCGATGTAAGACTTTTCTATAATGACGGCACTGAGCTCAGAGGCTACAATGAAAGTGACCTTGTTGTAAACAGGAGGCCCACAGAAGGCGACGGCACCTGGACTGCCGAGGCCACAACGATTGATACCGCAAGGCACTGTGCCCGCTTTATGACAAATTCCCTCGGCGTGTATACTCTTATTGACAAAAACATGAGCCCTATGCCGGTTAGAAAAAATTCTCCTGCAAATCCTGTCTATGCGCTTGAACAGAATTATCCGAATCCTTTTAACCCGTCAACAAAAATTCAGTATTCGCTCAGCCAGGACGGAAGGGCAAGGCTTACTCTTTTTAACAGCATAGGACAGGCGGTTAAGGTGGTAATGGATGAAATGAAAGCCAAAGGAAACTATGAAATAATTCTTAATTGCCAGGACCTGCCTGCCGGCATTTATTTCTACCAGCTCCAGAGCGGGAATTTCAGGGAAACGAAAAAGTTTGTTCTTTTGAAGTAAAGTGATCTGACTCTTTTGAGAATGTGAATTAAAGAGAGGATGCTTTTTTAATGGGGGAAAGCCGCCCCTCTCTTTAGTTAAATATGCTAGATCTGCCTGCAATGCGCTCTGGTCTCATTTCCCGGTTCTCCGGACTCAGGGCTGAAATGATGTTTATGACGTAATGATATGATGAGACTGCATTTGAACGTGTGTTTTTGGGATTGCTTAGAATGATAACAGAGGCTAAGGCAAAATGAATCTCTTATTTATTTTTATAATAAGTTTGATTTTTACTGTTTTTACTACTCCATTTCTGATACGGTATTTAACCAAAATCAAAGTCGTGGATCTTCCCGGAAACAGGAGAATCCATACCGCAATTATACCCCGCATGGGAGGGCTGCTGATCTATCTCTCGGCTGCCCTTACGGTGGTGTTCCTTTCTGACGAGCTGGATTCAATAAGGCTCCTGATGGTGGCGGCAAACATTATCCTGATG encodes the following:
- a CDS encoding T9SS type A sorting domain-containing protein, coding for MRGPAKIIVLLAAFFIPFSLQAQLNGNKTIDPNGSGADNYKSFNEAIQALNAQGTTEGVTFLVASGTYNEPKPLRIEIKNNKPQQNSRAVFKPAPGATVVLNVMGQDTSMFAIRIGRPGETTDYITIDGSNASYTRDMTIIAGDSRYGTEPIDIYGDFITIKNCVIQAKGKGNVWTDEDMGIILRNALPTADYCLIENNKVSSVNAVILGKDTLNIQTGNIIRGNEIHFYHKGIYANKVSDIVIEGNEVVGDLRAQYPLLPVYGIHVGTNQGNNQGIIIRKNNVTNLGTNNGTTAGRRVRGIHTYGPGSYTINANRIHDLFNATADTGNFQPAVFGIQLEAGSVYSTYKVYNNMVYGFRDSDNINGRLGTIVTTGIDVPTAGIVEVYNNTIYIEETERDYHETQCIYIGPMAQGSMIDLKNNIFYNGNSSPNAKSWSIYRTPAMKGSMTSDFNLIYVDGSQNSFVAFCGKGIRATIRDWTSVTSWDPHSISINPGFASPSEVSISPESWVVNGQGFPNFSNSEDINGIIRSTNIADGGCDIGASEYTPLGSAAAAPVRSSSGDTTIFIGVDGKRVAEIIWSGTSWPEQVLLTYTPGQRALSNSGILSRKGIDRMFNFSFPGSLGSGWAADVRLFYNDGTELRGYNESDLVVNRRPTEGDGTWTAEATTIDTARHCARFMTNSLGVYTLIDKNMSPMPVRKNSPANPVYALEQNYPNPFNPSTKIQYSLSQDGRARLTLFNSIGQAVKVVMDEMKAKGNYEIILNCQDLPAGIYFYQLQSGNFRETKKFVLLK